One stretch of Caldinitratiruptor microaerophilus DNA includes these proteins:
- a CDS encoding adenine deaminase C-terminal domain-containing protein, whose protein sequence is MLTLDERRALMQVARGERPADLVIRGATLANVYSGELHPAHVAIYRGRIAYVGSRLTGVGPHTQVLDAEGLILAPGLVEPHAHPFVLYTPTGLVEGTLPRGTTAHFADDMILVYHGAPGIGAAADVAKELPVYLRWLARAAPATAGRPLFPPDEVRGRLGHAQTAGMMEYGRWPLQYRGDPPLLGAAQAALRLGKRVEGHLSGASAERLSALVASGITSDHEPIRAQEVVDRLRVGLWVMLRHSSLRPDLPEVIRAVTEAGVDTARLMFTTDGSTPAFIAEHGHLDEMLRIAVKAGVPPVRALQMATRNPATYYGAEGDIGGVAPGRRADLLLLPDLETFRPVRVLAAGQVVAEEGRLTAALPPGEAWARCCAVNPLPPAERVARPDLHAVPAPDAGPVPVIDHTNAVITRRIDVDVPRQDGRVDLSGRPGLLHAALFDQRGGRLARALVAGLGEVEGFATTYTVARGVLSLGRDPRAMALAARRVVELGGGFVVVEAGEVAWEFPLTVSAYMSPQPFAVLVEAERALRERLVRRGYPHNDVLYSLSFLTGDFLPRVRLTPAGLLDVMEEKVLVPSVPLG, encoded by the coding sequence ATGCTCACCCTCGACGAGCGGCGCGCCCTGATGCAGGTCGCCAGGGGAGAGCGGCCGGCGGATCTCGTGATCCGCGGCGCCACCCTGGCGAACGTCTACTCGGGCGAACTGCATCCCGCCCACGTGGCCATCTACCGTGGGCGCATCGCGTACGTGGGCTCCCGCCTGACCGGCGTGGGTCCCCACACGCAGGTGCTGGACGCCGAGGGGCTCATCCTGGCGCCGGGCCTCGTGGAGCCTCACGCACACCCCTTTGTCCTGTACACGCCCACCGGCCTCGTGGAGGGCACGCTCCCGCGGGGCACCACGGCGCACTTCGCGGACGACATGATCCTGGTCTACCACGGCGCGCCCGGGATCGGGGCCGCGGCGGACGTGGCGAAGGAGCTTCCCGTGTACCTGCGCTGGCTCGCCCGGGCTGCCCCGGCGACGGCCGGCCGGCCGCTGTTCCCGCCGGACGAAGTCCGGGGCCGCCTCGGGCACGCGCAGACCGCCGGGATGATGGAGTACGGGCGCTGGCCCCTGCAGTACCGGGGCGACCCGCCCCTCCTGGGCGCGGCCCAGGCGGCGCTGCGGCTGGGCAAGCGGGTGGAGGGGCACCTGTCCGGCGCCTCCGCCGAGCGGCTCTCCGCCCTGGTGGCCTCCGGCATCACCTCGGACCACGAGCCCATCCGGGCCCAGGAAGTGGTCGACCGCCTCCGGGTGGGCCTGTGGGTCATGCTGCGCCACTCCTCCCTGCGCCCCGACCTCCCCGAGGTGATCCGGGCAGTCACCGAAGCAGGCGTGGACACCGCCCGCCTCATGTTCACCACCGACGGCTCCACGCCGGCCTTCATCGCCGAACACGGCCACCTGGACGAGATGCTGCGGATCGCGGTCAAGGCCGGCGTCCCCCCGGTGCGGGCGCTCCAGATGGCGACCCGCAACCCGGCGACGTACTACGGGGCGGAAGGGGACATCGGCGGCGTGGCTCCGGGCCGCCGGGCCGACCTGTTGCTCCTGCCCGACCTCGAGACCTTCCGACCCGTCCGGGTGCTGGCGGCCGGGCAGGTGGTGGCGGAGGAGGGCCGGCTCACCGCCGCCCTGCCGCCCGGGGAAGCGTGGGCGCGCTGCTGCGCCGTGAACCCGCTGCCCCCGGCGGAGCGCGTGGCCCGCCCCGACCTGCACGCCGTCCCCGCCCCGGACGCCGGGCCGGTGCCGGTGATCGACCACACGAACGCGGTGATCACGCGGCGGATCGACGTGGACGTGCCCCGGCAGGACGGCCGTGTGGACCTGTCCGGCAGGCCCGGCCTCCTGCACGCGGCGCTGTTCGACCAGCGGGGCGGCCGCCTCGCCCGGGCGCTGGTCGCGGGGCTGGGCGAGGTCGAGGGTTTCGCCACGACCTACACCGTGGCCCGGGGGGTGCTGTCGCTGGGACGGGACCCGAGGGCCATGGCGCTCGCCGCGCGGCGGGTGGTGGAACTCGGGGGCGGCTTCGTGGTGGTCGAGGCGGGCGAGGTGGCCTGGGAGTTCCCCCTCACCGTCTCGGCGTACATGAGCCCGCAGCCGTTCGCGGTGCTGGTCGAGGCCGAGCGCGCCCTCCGGGAGCGGCTGGTGCGCCGCGGCTACCCCCACAACGACGTGTTGTACTCCCTGAGCTTCCTCACCGGCGACTTCCTCCCGCGTGTGCGGCTCACGCCTGCCGGGCTCCTGGACGTCATGGAGGAGAAGGTGCTGGTCCCGTCGGTTCCGCTTGGGTGA
- the pyrE gene encoding orotate phosphoribosyltransferase: protein MPLERDEVLQILRETGTLMEGHFLLTSGRHSGQFLLFSQALQFPPVAERLCRAMAEPFREAAVETVIGPAMGGVILAYEVARHLGARAMFAEKAGDGSMALRRGFRLRPGERVLVVEDAVTTGGSVEKVLAVVREAGGVPVGVSVIADRSSGAVDFGVPMHALITLDIPSWLPADCPLCRQGLPLVRPKG, encoded by the coding sequence ATGCCGCTGGAGCGCGACGAGGTGCTCCAGATCCTCCGGGAGACCGGCACGCTGATGGAGGGACACTTCCTCCTGACCTCCGGGCGCCATTCCGGCCAGTTCCTCCTCTTCTCCCAGGCCCTGCAGTTCCCGCCTGTCGCCGAGCGGCTCTGCCGGGCGATGGCCGAGCCCTTCCGGGAGGCGGCGGTCGAGACCGTGATCGGGCCGGCCATGGGGGGCGTCATCCTCGCCTACGAGGTCGCCCGGCACCTGGGCGCCCGGGCGATGTTCGCCGAGAAGGCCGGGGACGGCTCGATGGCGCTGCGCCGCGGCTTCCGCCTCCGGCCCGGGGAACGGGTGCTCGTGGTGGAGGACGCGGTCACGACCGGCGGCAGCGTGGAGAAGGTGCTGGCGGTCGTCCGGGAGGCCGGCGGCGTGCCAGTCGGGGTGAGCGTCATCGCCGACCGCTCCTCCGGGGCGGTCGACTTCGGCGTGCCCATGCACGCCCTGATCACCCTCGACATCCCGTCCTGGCTGCCGGCGGACTGTCCGCTCTGCCGGCAGGGCCTGCCGCTCGTGAGGCCCAAGGGGTAG
- a CDS encoding dihydroorotate dehydrogenase has product MTEPDLSVDVGGLRCRNPVWVASGCFHYGREFAHLFPLSELGAVVTKGTAPEPWPGNPGVRMAETPAGMLNAIGLENPGVEHYLAADAPWLRRQGATVVVNIVGRTVEEYVRVAERLTPEVADAVELNISCPNVKEGGLAFGTSLRETHRVTAAVRQATKLPLFVKLSPNVTSVVDFAKAAEDAGADGVSLINTLLGMAIDVRRRRPVLTNVFGGLSGPAVKPVALRMVWQVAGAVKIPVVGIGGIATATDALEFLLAGATAVQVGTALFRNPLAPLEILDGIRAYMRQNGFARVTDLVGAARTAETAAENLPRIVEG; this is encoded by the coding sequence GTGTGGGTGGCGTCGGGCTGCTTCCACTACGGCCGGGAGTTCGCGCACCTCTTTCCGCTGTCCGAGCTGGGCGCCGTGGTCACGAAGGGCACCGCCCCCGAGCCGTGGCCGGGGAACCCCGGCGTGCGGATGGCCGAGACTCCGGCCGGGATGCTGAACGCCATCGGCCTGGAGAACCCCGGGGTGGAGCACTACCTGGCCGCCGACGCCCCCTGGCTGCGCCGGCAGGGTGCCACCGTGGTCGTGAACATCGTGGGCCGGACGGTGGAGGAGTACGTCCGGGTCGCCGAGCGGCTGACCCCCGAGGTGGCCGACGCCGTCGAGCTCAACATCTCGTGCCCCAACGTGAAGGAGGGCGGCCTCGCCTTCGGCACGAGCCTGCGGGAGACCCACAGGGTGACGGCGGCGGTGCGCCAGGCCACGAAGCTGCCGCTCTTCGTGAAGCTCTCGCCCAACGTCACCTCCGTGGTCGACTTCGCGAAGGCGGCCGAGGACGCCGGGGCCGACGGCGTGAGCCTGATCAACACGCTCCTGGGGATGGCCATCGACGTCCGGCGGCGGCGGCCCGTTCTCACCAACGTCTTCGGCGGGCTGTCCGGGCCGGCGGTGAAGCCCGTCGCCCTGCGGATGGTCTGGCAGGTGGCGGGGGCGGTGAAGATTCCCGTGGTGGGCATCGGCGGCATCGCGACCGCCACGGACGCCCTGGAGTTCCTCCTGGCCGGCGCCACCGCCGTGCAGGTGGGCACGGCGCTGTTCAGGAACCCGCTCGCCCCGCTGGAGATCCTGGACGGCATCCGGGCCTACATGCGGCAGAACGGCTTCGCCCGGGTGACCGACCTCGTCGGGGCGGCCCGCACGGCGGAGACCGCGGCGGAGAACCTGCCGCGCATCGTGGAGGGGTGA